The sequence below is a genomic window from Deinococcota bacterium.
AGGTGCTAAAAAAAACGAACTCAAGCCGCATCTGAAGGAGATGTGGGTGATTCCGCCCCAGCAGAGTGCCGCCTTCGTTTATCACCTGGAAGATGTGCTTGAGGTGTATCAACGACCCTTTGATGAGACCACACCGCTGGTCTGTTTCGACGAGCAGCCCACCCAACTGATCCGCGAAGTGCGTGAGCCTCTACCCTCGGTGCCGGGTCAGCCTGAGCGCTATGACTACGAGTACCACCGCGAAGGCACCGCCAACCTGTTCATGTTCTTTGCGCCCTTAGAAGTCTGGCGTCACGTCAAGGTGACCGAGCGTCGCACCAAGATCGACTTTGCCCACTGCATGCGTGAGCTGGTCGATGTTCATTTTCCTCAAGCCGCCACCATCACCGTGGTTCGTGACCAGCTCAACACCCACGGCCCTGATGCTCTTTATGAAGCCTTTGCTCCGCAGGAAGCAGCACGTATCCTGAACCGAATAGAGTTCCACTACACGCCTAAGCACGGCTCCTGGCTCAACATGGCTGAAATCGAACTCTCGGTGCTCTCGCGTCAGTGTCTCAACAGGCGTATTCCCGACAAGCACATGCTGGAACAAGAGATCAGCGCCTGAGAAGCTGAGCGCAATGCCTCTCAGGCTACTGTTGACTGGCGCTTTACTACTGCCGATGCTCGTATCAAGCTCAGGCGGCTCTACCCGTCAACTTCTGCTTGACAGACTACTAGTGCCCTTAACCTATTAGTTGAGGCCCACTAGTAGTCTGTCAGCCTTCTTTTGATGGGTCGTTGCGAGGAGCGGAGCGGGTACGAAGTCGTGCGAAGCAACGTGGCAATCTCGCGCCTCTCTCCTCACAAGAGATTGCTTCGCTTCGCTCGCAATGTTCGCGCAGCACCCCGCAGGGACAACCCATCATTTTTGCCTTGACAGACCACTAGGGCCTAAGGGCTAGTGCCCTTAACCCAGGCGAGCCTTCATACCGGCTCCCCGGTCCCGTCCCCAAAGGCTAAGTGCATGGGCCTGTCCACGGTCGTCCGCAAGATGACCGTCGTCTGGGTGCGCTCGACGCCCTCGACCATCCACAGCCGGTCCAAGAAGCTGTCGAGCTTCTGGGTGCTGGCGACGCGGACCTTGGCGATGTAGCCGTGCTCGCCGGCGACCGCATGAAGCTCCTCGATCTCGGGCAGGGGCCCCAGGTTCTCGACCAGGTTGGCGGCGGGATAGCGCGGCTGCGGCGCGATCGAGACATAGGCGCAAACGCCGCGGCCCAGGGCCTCGGCATCGAAGACCGCGCGGTAGCCGCGGATGACCCCCAGGCCCTCGAGCTTGCGCACCCGCTCGCCCACGGCGGGCGCCGACAGGCCCACCCGCTTGGCGATAGTGGCGTGGCTGGCGCGGCCGTCGTCGCGGAGAATGCTGAGGATGTGCTGGTCGATGGCGTCGAAGGTCATGGTTCTCGTTCCTATCAAAGGCTACCACGCCCTGTCCTGGTAGGGCGCGGTGCGTCCGCTCGGTCCTCGGCACCGGTATCGATCGGTATCGAGCCGCGCGGCGAACTGGTGGTGGACGAGGGGTTCTAGCGCGGCAAGAGGACGAAGGCTCAGGTCTCTGGCAGCCACAGCTCGAGCGCGCCCGCCTGCAAAGAGAGTTCGACCACGCCGTCCGGCCGCTCCGTCTCGTCGTCCAGGTGGAGGGGCTCGCCCATGGGCTCGAGCCTCACCCTCTTGCCGCGCCGCACCCGGAACCCGGCTTGCGGCCGCTCCTCCCTCAGGCGGCCGTTGAGATAGCTGCCGAGCGCCTCGCGCTCGTCCGCGCCGACGAGGACGAGGTCCAAAAGGCCGTCGCCGACCTCGGCCTGGGGAGCGAGCTCCAGGTTGGGCCCGATGGAGCGGATGTTCATGGCCTCGGCGAGCAGGTAGTCACCCGACAGGTCTTCGCCGTCGAGGGTGATGGTCCAGGGCCTAGCGTGGTAGCCGGATAGGGTCTCGAGCAGCCTTTTGAGGGCGCGCTCCGGCGCTTTGTCCTCTTCGCCGGCGCGCTCGGCCAGGGTGTGGGCGAAGAGGCCCGTGCCCACC
It includes:
- a CDS encoding diacylglycerol kinase family lipid kinase, whose translation is MTTTRQATLIYNGDPENGDPSSDELEAALEAAGYSTTAVTKKTMDEALEAPSDLVIVAGGDGTVGSVTSLLLGRGLPFAILPLGTVNNVARTLGLGGPVEALIAGLAAPRRRPFDIGLAHGPWGERPFVEAVGTGLFAHTLAERAGEEDKAPERALKRLLETLSGYHARPWTITLDGEDLSGDYLLAEAMNIRSIGPNLELAPQAEVGDGLLDLVLVGADEREALGSYLNGRLREERPQAGFRVRRGKRVRLEPMGEPLHLDDETERPDGVVELSLQAGALELWLPET
- a CDS encoding Lrp/AsnC family transcriptional regulator; this translates as MTFDAIDQHILSILRDDGRASHATIAKRVGLSAPAVGERVRKLEGLGVIRGYRAVFDAEALGRGVCAYVSIAPQPRYPAANLVENLGPLPEIEELHAVAGEHGYIAKVRVASTQKLDSFLDRLWMVEGVERTQTTVILRTTVDRPMHLAFGDGTGEPV